The Candidatus Melainabacteria bacterium genome includes a window with the following:
- a CDS encoding serine/threonine protein kinase, with protein MARIRKAAQLQAIAYRAVPGAQFRAKLREYDSGSQGTLYGLFLFLGLIGIVLCSFMNFLVPYCLPLLILFGTLAFFCVSSDLISIGERGVAFPIASGFGLGGRTIRLWSDVESVEVISAHGKLDSPIQKGGSAFRLVFKSGGHIVLPLQNFTRESVGSFVAALQEWAKEDAQVDRQLEHVPRLWELENGDFSETRELSYTKFWEEELANNYSFTAFVPLQVGQKLRNGSLVVVKQIAAGGFSAIYTVHDDERRMFVLKESVIPNTTDEKTKEKAKEHFKREAEILIKLDHPNIAKVVDHFVDTARDYLLLEYIEGPDARDLARHKGKQPVASVLKWALQMTDVLHYLHSQTPPVIHRDISPDNMVINKAGDAVLIDFGAANEFVGEATGTLVGKQAYMSPEQIRGKVTPQSDIYSLGATIHFLLTGKDPEPLSSSHPSQVDASIPEELDGLVNLCTRLELSERVKDAADLQSRLAALSLLANQKMPAAAGLDRGHDDV; from the coding sequence ATGGCTAGAATCAGAAAAGCTGCACAGCTGCAAGCGATTGCTTATCGCGCGGTTCCCGGTGCGCAATTCCGGGCCAAGTTACGCGAATACGACTCGGGATCGCAAGGTACCCTTTATGGTCTCTTTCTGTTCCTTGGTTTGATCGGCATTGTACTGTGCAGTTTCATGAACTTTCTCGTGCCGTATTGCTTGCCACTGTTGATTTTGTTCGGCACATTGGCTTTCTTTTGCGTGTCCAGTGATTTGATCAGCATCGGCGAACGTGGCGTTGCTTTTCCGATTGCCAGCGGGTTTGGATTGGGCGGACGGACGATCCGTCTGTGGTCGGATGTTGAGTCTGTGGAAGTGATCTCGGCGCACGGCAAACTCGATTCGCCCATACAGAAGGGTGGCAGTGCATTTCGGCTTGTTTTCAAATCTGGCGGGCATATTGTTTTGCCCTTGCAGAATTTCACCCGTGAAAGTGTGGGTTCATTTGTCGCGGCTTTGCAGGAGTGGGCAAAAGAGGATGCTCAGGTCGATCGTCAGCTTGAACATGTACCGCGTTTGTGGGAACTCGAGAACGGCGATTTCAGCGAAACAAGAGAGCTTTCCTACACTAAGTTCTGGGAAGAGGAACTGGCGAATAACTACAGTTTTACCGCGTTTGTGCCTCTGCAAGTAGGTCAGAAACTTCGCAATGGTTCTCTTGTTGTCGTCAAACAAATTGCAGCTGGTGGTTTTTCTGCAATCTACACCGTGCATGACGATGAGCGCAGAATGTTTGTCTTGAAAGAGTCAGTCATACCAAACACGACCGATGAAAAGACTAAAGAGAAGGCGAAAGAACATTTTAAACGTGAAGCAGAAATTCTGATCAAGTTGGATCATCCTAATATAGCCAAAGTGGTCGACCACTTTGTTGATACTGCCCGCGATTACTTGCTTCTAGAGTACATTGAAGGTCCGGACGCAAGAGATCTGGCAAGACATAAGGGTAAGCAGCCCGTTGCAAGCGTTTTGAAGTGGGCACTTCAGATGACGGATGTTTTGCACTATTTGCATTCGCAGACCCCACCCGTGATTCATCGTGATATATCGCCGGATAATATGGTCATCAATAAAGCTGGTGATGCTGTTCTGATCGATTTCGGTGCGGCAAATGAATTTGTTGGTGAGGCGACGGGTACTCTCGTCGGCAAGCAAGCATACATGTCGCCGGAGCAGATTCGTGGAAAAGTGACACCCCAAAGTGACATCTATTCGCTTGGTGCAACGATTCATTTTTTACTGACCGGTAAAGATCCTGAACCGCTTAGTTCCTCTCATCCTTCTCAAGTAGATGCTTCCATACCTGAGGAACTGGATGGTCTTGTGAATTTATGTACGCGGCTGGAACTGAGCGAGCGAGTCAAAGATGCTGCAGATCTTCAGTCTCGTTTGGCTGCACTCTCGCTTCTGGCAAATCAGAAGATGCCTGCTGCTGCCGGTCTTGATCGGGGTCATGATGATGTCTGA
- a CDS encoding serine/threonine protein kinase translates to MLQIFSLVWLHSRFWQIRRCLLLPVLIGVMMMSEQSTGVVHEEPTGVVHDEPIRVVKDEPTVVHDESILVVQDDPAVVHDEQIRVVPTEQPGLVHEEPDDAVHAKPTQVVQKEPAVHGRTVVADNLFAYQQTEVLIQYGHLEEDLQQLSLATQRQKERVQELQLAMMIAIAAPFVTIESLFAAGKVLCPSLLISFAKACNVMHPHTSEFYLEQSHGFMYAIGGPLLILFIVLFALYRLHALGPWGPLAPTHIGLLPSGVRRHWKSLFLGWTPGLRPWDEVKSVEIREYGKKKHRKRITLRYEKRRPLSIEVTAIRRMPEKEALANALRYYLPSHVKGELNTLLEKTLPRQNRYTEIWTQALLNRPQRLLLTALAPQTVLHEGRYTIKEQIGAGGQGTAYLASADGLIPEVVLKEYVLPDHNNVHDRRRALKRLEDEVQILSRLNHSQIVRLHDVFIEDHRAYLVLDYIDGPSLKSAVIKDGKLDVLKTLELSLQMCSMLKYLHSLSPPLVHQDFTPDNLLLTKSGVLKLVDFNVAKESATTKTSLVVGKQCYMPPEQFRGKTSVQSDIYAMGASLYFLLVGSEPEPLTSSHPRSVCSEIPEELDQIVARATALEPESRYASALELERDLQKVQHELLSAHRQNSSLQEG, encoded by the coding sequence ATGCTGCAGATCTTCAGTCTCGTTTGGCTGCACTCTCGCTTCTGGCAAATCAGAAGATGCCTGCTGCTGCCGGTCTTGATCGGGGTCATGATGATGTCTGAGCAGTCGACAGGGGTTGTTCATGAAGAGCCGACTGGAGTAGTTCATGATGAACCGATTCGAGTTGTTAAAGATGAGCCGACTGTAGTTCATGACGAATCGATTCTAGTTGTTCAAGATGATCCGGCTGTTGTTCATGATGAACAGATCAGAGTTGTTCCAACTGAGCAGCCCGGACTCGTTCATGAAGAGCCCGACGACGCTGTACATGCGAAGCCGACTCAAGTTGTTCAGAAAGAGCCAGCCGTTCATGGGCGCACTGTCGTTGCCGATAACCTCTTTGCTTACCAGCAAACTGAAGTCCTGATACAGTACGGTCATTTAGAAGAAGACTTGCAGCAGCTTTCCCTTGCGACACAGCGTCAAAAGGAACGTGTTCAGGAATTGCAGCTAGCCATGATGATTGCAATTGCTGCTCCCTTCGTCACTATTGAAAGCCTTTTTGCCGCGGGAAAAGTCCTCTGTCCCTCTTTGTTGATCAGTTTTGCCAAAGCCTGCAACGTGATGCACCCGCACACTAGCGAGTTCTATCTGGAGCAGTCTCATGGGTTTATGTATGCCATTGGCGGACCCCTGCTGATTCTCTTTATTGTTCTGTTCGCCCTTTATCGATTGCACGCACTGGGACCATGGGGACCGCTCGCTCCGACTCATATCGGGCTGCTGCCATCAGGTGTACGTCGTCACTGGAAGAGTCTGTTCCTCGGTTGGACCCCAGGATTGAGACCGTGGGATGAAGTCAAATCTGTTGAGATTCGTGAGTATGGAAAAAAGAAACATCGTAAACGCATCACGTTGCGATACGAAAAGAGGCGACCGCTGTCTATCGAGGTGACTGCTATCCGGCGCATGCCTGAGAAGGAGGCTCTAGCCAATGCCCTCAGATATTATTTGCCATCGCATGTTAAAGGTGAATTGAACACTCTTTTGGAAAAAACTCTCCCCAGGCAAAACCGTTATACGGAAATCTGGACGCAGGCGCTTTTGAACCGCCCACAGCGATTGCTTCTGACGGCGCTCGCTCCGCAGACTGTTCTGCATGAGGGGCGCTATACCATCAAAGAGCAGATTGGTGCAGGTGGACAGGGTACTGCATATTTAGCTTCCGCTGATGGACTGATACCTGAAGTAGTGCTGAAAGAGTATGTATTGCCAGACCACAATAACGTGCATGACAGACGCCGGGCTCTCAAACGACTTGAAGATGAAGTGCAGATTCTCAGCCGCCTGAATCATTCTCAAATAGTCAGGCTGCATGATGTTTTCATTGAGGATCACCGAGCTTATCTGGTTCTCGATTATATAGACGGACCGTCTTTGAAATCAGCAGTTATCAAAGATGGAAAGTTGGATGTTTTGAAGACGCTGGAACTATCTCTGCAGATGTGCTCAATGTTGAAATACTTACATTCTTTGTCACCGCCTCTGGTGCATCAAGATTTTACACCTGATAACTTGTTGCTCACCAAATCTGGTGTCCTTAAGCTGGTCGATTTTAACGTAGCGAAGGAAAGCGCGACTACGAAAACCAGTCTGGTAGTGGGTAAACAGTGTTATATGCCTCCGGAACAGTTCCGCGGTAAAACAAGTGTTCAGAGTGACATCTACGCGATGGGTGCTTCGCTCTATTTCCTCCTTGTCGGCTCGGAGCCTGAGCCTCTTACGTCTTCTCACCCGCGTTCTGTTTGTTCTGAGATCCCTGAAGAATTGGACCAGATTGTTGCTAGAGCTACTGCATTAGAACCGGAAAGCCGATACGCTTCCGCTCTGGAGTTAGAGCGCGACCTTCAGAAGGTTCAGCATGAACTTTTGTCTGCTCACAGGCAGAATTCATCCCTGCAGGAGGGCTGA
- a CDS encoding tetratricopeptide repeat-containing protein, with protein MRCHAERARISTGANAVTKPFLYMRSTFAATSLTAVLCALTAQASLAGEEEWNKYSTEGAKAYDQASWGQAERLFKQALKEAEGFGDKDLRLASSLTNLGVLYNFRGQSAKAEPLFERAIAIKQKAMGADNPEVIASVGKMCHFYLKAGNQAKADALSNKILAYADKMMKDRSAVTSSFAKLSAFYQTHRELESAEILVKQAQEMTEKRGSEGDLELATLLDGLGGSYAGAGKLSYGEQFYKRSLQIREQILSPSHIAIASSCENLAKLYLQEGKPAQAEPLYRRALEISRKVLGEQKPETLTRTDNLAQCLIKMGNAQEAEALYHHGLEVFEKAYGKNSGYLLSCQLALSSLLAKQGRYAEAAPLLSDAVKVSEKLNGPQHASLSPILDSYADVLEKTNHKSEAAKMRGRAKAIRG; from the coding sequence ATGCGATGTCATGCAGAACGCGCTAGAATTAGCACAGGAGCAAACGCCGTGACAAAGCCATTCTTGTATATGCGATCTACATTTGCCGCCACCTCACTTACCGCTGTGCTTTGTGCGCTCACAGCGCAAGCATCATTGGCAGGAGAAGAAGAATGGAACAAGTACAGTACGGAAGGGGCTAAAGCTTACGACCAGGCCAGCTGGGGACAAGCCGAACGTTTGTTTAAACAAGCTTTGAAGGAAGCCGAGGGCTTCGGTGACAAAGATTTGCGTCTTGCATCGAGTTTGACCAATCTCGGCGTTTTGTACAACTTTCGAGGACAATCGGCGAAAGCAGAGCCTTTGTTTGAACGGGCAATTGCTATCAAGCAAAAGGCGATGGGTGCAGACAATCCAGAAGTTATCGCCAGTGTTGGAAAGATGTGCCACTTCTATTTGAAAGCGGGCAATCAAGCCAAAGCTGATGCGCTGAGCAATAAAATTCTCGCCTACGCAGACAAAATGATGAAAGATCGCAGCGCCGTTACATCAAGTTTTGCCAAATTGTCGGCGTTCTATCAAACTCACCGAGAACTGGAATCAGCCGAGATACTTGTGAAACAAGCCCAGGAGATGACCGAAAAGCGAGGTTCAGAAGGAGATCTGGAGCTCGCAACTTTGCTCGATGGATTGGGCGGCTCTTACGCCGGAGCAGGCAAACTTTCTTATGGTGAGCAGTTCTACAAACGCTCATTGCAAATACGCGAACAGATTCTTTCGCCTTCACATATCGCTATTGCATCAAGCTGCGAAAACCTTGCCAAACTTTATCTTCAAGAAGGAAAACCGGCTCAGGCTGAACCTCTCTACCGACGCGCTCTGGAAATATCAAGGAAAGTCTTAGGGGAGCAAAAACCAGAAACTCTCACTCGCACAGACAACCTGGCCCAATGCCTGATCAAAATGGGCAATGCGCAAGAGGCAGAAGCGCTCTATCATCACGGACTGGAAGTATTCGAAAAGGCATACGGAAAAAACAGCGGCTATCTTTTGAGCTGCCAGTTGGCCCTCAGCTCTTTACTCGCCAAGCAAGGCAGATATGCCGAAGCAGCACCTCTATTAAGCGATGCAGTGAAAGTTTCCGAGAAACTAAATGGACCACAACATGCTTCGCTGTCGCCAATTTTAGATAGCTATGCTGATGTTCTGGAAAAGACTAATCATAAGTCCGAAGCAGCAAAGATGCGCGGACGAGCCAAAGCGATACGCGGTTAG
- a CDS encoding NAD-dependent epimerase/dehydratase family protein, which translates to MIVAITGGTGFLGAHLARTLVANGQYAKVLARGINNRDPEIRKTPNAAFTPIQYTDDKKLYAAFQGCDAVAHLVGINRESQSGDFHRIHVEATKHVINAALRAGVKKILYVSYLRARPRAFSAYYKSKWEAEELIRNSGLDYTILKPGIIYGSGDSMLTSIKRTLDIVPGVAVFPSVGLLEKKMSPIAVEDMVRIIIASLTDGRLSKQTCAVVGPEEITLSKAVKRVAKVMKKPVLILPVPALAHYVVAAASEKSMRNPLTAFAQIRMLSEGISQPLADSEMLPSDLVPHKEFNEETIRAGLKEPGQI; encoded by the coding sequence ATGATCGTTGCAATAACAGGCGGAACAGGCTTCCTTGGGGCACACCTGGCGCGAACCCTGGTTGCCAATGGGCAGTACGCGAAAGTACTGGCACGCGGCATCAACAATCGCGACCCGGAGATCCGCAAAACACCGAACGCGGCGTTTACGCCCATCCAGTACACCGATGACAAAAAACTCTACGCGGCATTCCAGGGATGCGATGCGGTCGCCCACCTGGTTGGCATCAATCGAGAATCTCAAAGCGGCGATTTCCATCGCATTCACGTGGAGGCGACTAAACACGTTATCAACGCGGCTCTGCGAGCCGGAGTCAAAAAGATCCTCTATGTCAGTTACTTAAGAGCAAGGCCTCGAGCGTTTTCGGCTTATTACAAATCAAAGTGGGAAGCCGAAGAACTAATTCGCAATAGTGGTCTTGACTACACAATACTCAAACCTGGAATTATTTACGGCAGTGGCGACAGCATGCTGACCAGCATCAAAAGGACCCTCGACATAGTGCCGGGTGTCGCGGTGTTTCCATCTGTCGGATTGTTGGAAAAAAAGATGAGCCCGATCGCAGTCGAAGACATGGTGCGGATCATTATTGCCTCATTAACAGATGGAAGACTCTCTAAACAAACTTGCGCAGTAGTAGGACCAGAGGAAATCACGCTATCGAAAGCGGTCAAACGCGTAGCGAAAGTAATGAAAAAGCCTGTCCTGATTCTTCCGGTGCCGGCACTAGCTCACTATGTGGTCGCTGCAGCATCGGAAAAATCTATGCGCAATCCGCTCACCGCATTTGCCCAGATCAGAATGCTGTCTGAGGGAATCAGTCAACCTCTTGCCGATTCAGAGATGCTTCCCTCTGATCTCGTGCCACACAAAGAGTTCAACGAAGAAACAATACGAGCGGGGCTGAAAGAACCCGGACAAATTTAA
- a CDS encoding insulinase family protein, translated as MDVEQGRYPVTLSLALAYFTSIGESRLPVVANDNRRRVMLCARAAKTLGLAVPILYRYCSCQISEPTARKMINTMNETEPLNQVAITKVSEDKNVVEYRLPNGLKVLLLENHTAPVVTVLVLYKVGSRNEGVGYTGSTHFLEHMLFKGTKKHNPEKGNGIDDLLTQIGAYWNATTWFDRTSYFEVVPAEYLELCVELEADRMRNLLLRQIDHDSEMSVVRNELERGENYPEEALEKDLYALAFREHPYHHPTIGWRTDVEGVPMDRLREFYNTFYWPNNATVVLVGDFKCDEALSVVAKHYGKIPAAPHPIPEVYTTEPPQEGERRFEINRAGDLARILIGYHVPEATHKDNHALAALRHILGSTYERSSCLYKILIDTSLAAETFARHDDLRDPGLFIIGATVTEDVEVKQVEEAIYSELERLSRELVTQEELDRAKSSNRKGTILAKADPSSLAFMLGEAESKADWHWLMEYDDKFDQVTPEDVRRVVATYFNKSNRTVGTFIPKEIEMSPEQMQAAMEAAEAQAEIESVLDAKHDLAELMANKPAVAKAKVKKPKIHTSSFASRLVKKVLPNGLTVLLMQNPGTESVGVCGILKAGKYFTTEGYKNSNLAELVADLLPKGSVRYSKMQIAQALESMGIAGGLEFSVDNYRLGFGTHVVSDDLPMYLDLLADLIRNPELSSEELAKTKIEWRSRFTEALNNTRSMAWNKMRRTIFDANHPFYEKTFEEQMIDLEEVSLETVREAHKKLFTPKGMIITVVGDTDLDEAFQHISDKFGDWHGDEPPSVDVPQASLPAKRTRIDVPIPEKKSTDIVIAHPTDLMRTGKDFYAAKLANAALGQDTITSRLGNVVRDRAGLTYGIYSAFSDTAFGSAPWSVSLSVNPKNVEKSLDLVSQVLSDYIENGISTEELSKETGRAVGAFTVGLASSLGIARALTEFEFLNLGPEELDNMSKNYAAVTKPQVDAAMKKYFHPEKAVTVVSGTFDK; from the coding sequence ATGGATGTCGAGCAAGGTCGTTATCCTGTTACCCTGTCGCTCGCTCTGGCATACTTTACCAGCATCGGTGAGAGTCGACTTCCTGTTGTGGCTAATGACAACCGGCGGCGCGTAATGTTATGTGCGAGAGCGGCAAAAACACTGGGATTAGCTGTGCCGATCCTGTATCGTTACTGTTCTTGCCAGATCTCGGAGCCAACAGCGAGAAAAATGATTAACACTATGAACGAAACTGAACCGTTGAATCAAGTTGCGATTACCAAAGTTTCAGAGGACAAGAACGTCGTTGAGTATCGTCTGCCCAATGGTCTGAAAGTTTTACTGCTTGAGAATCACACTGCACCTGTGGTGACTGTTCTAGTGCTCTACAAAGTTGGCAGCCGCAACGAAGGTGTGGGATATACAGGATCTACGCACTTTCTGGAGCACATGCTATTCAAAGGCACGAAGAAGCATAACCCCGAGAAGGGCAATGGCATCGATGACTTGCTCACTCAGATTGGAGCTTACTGGAATGCCACTACCTGGTTCGATCGAACCAGTTATTTTGAAGTGGTGCCGGCCGAGTATCTAGAATTGTGTGTCGAGCTGGAAGCTGACCGCATGCGCAATTTGTTGTTGCGCCAAATCGATCACGATTCAGAAATGTCGGTTGTTCGCAATGAACTCGAGCGCGGCGAGAATTATCCCGAGGAAGCGCTGGAGAAAGATTTGTATGCTCTGGCGTTTAGAGAGCATCCCTATCACCATCCGACCATCGGTTGGCGCACCGATGTTGAAGGTGTGCCAATGGATCGACTGCGTGAGTTCTATAACACCTTCTACTGGCCGAACAATGCCACAGTCGTTTTAGTCGGTGACTTTAAGTGCGATGAAGCTTTGTCTGTTGTTGCGAAGCACTATGGAAAAATTCCCGCGGCACCACATCCGATTCCGGAAGTTTATACGACTGAGCCGCCGCAAGAAGGCGAGCGAAGATTTGAAATAAATAGAGCCGGCGATCTGGCTCGTATCTTGATCGGATACCACGTTCCAGAAGCCACGCACAAAGACAATCACGCGCTGGCTGCGTTGCGACACATCCTGGGCAGCACATATGAGCGCTCGAGCTGCCTGTACAAAATTCTTATCGATACCAGTCTGGCTGCAGAGACATTCGCTCGGCACGATGACTTGCGTGATCCCGGACTCTTCATCATTGGTGCAACCGTTACCGAAGATGTTGAAGTGAAGCAGGTAGAAGAAGCCATCTATTCAGAATTAGAGCGCCTCAGTCGTGAACTGGTCACCCAGGAAGAATTAGATCGAGCCAAGAGTTCGAATCGCAAGGGCACCATACTTGCAAAAGCAGACCCGAGCAGTCTTGCTTTCATGCTCGGTGAAGCTGAGTCAAAGGCTGATTGGCACTGGCTTATGGAGTACGACGATAAGTTCGATCAGGTCACCCCTGAAGACGTTCGTCGCGTTGTAGCAACTTACTTCAATAAGTCGAATCGCACAGTCGGCACCTTTATTCCCAAAGAAATCGAGATGAGTCCCGAGCAGATGCAAGCAGCCATGGAGGCTGCTGAGGCTCAAGCTGAAATTGAAAGCGTTTTGGACGCAAAGCACGATCTCGCAGAATTGATGGCTAATAAACCTGCAGTAGCCAAAGCAAAAGTGAAGAAGCCTAAAATTCATACTTCCTCTTTTGCATCGCGATTGGTGAAAAAGGTTCTGCCAAATGGATTGACTGTATTGTTGATGCAGAACCCGGGAACTGAATCAGTCGGTGTCTGCGGCATTTTGAAAGCTGGCAAATATTTTACGACTGAGGGTTACAAAAATAGCAATCTGGCTGAGTTGGTAGCAGATCTGTTGCCGAAAGGTTCAGTCAGATACAGCAAGATGCAGATCGCACAAGCTCTGGAAAGTATGGGTATCGCCGGCGGTCTGGAGTTCTCTGTCGACAATTATAGACTCGGATTTGGCACCCATGTCGTATCCGACGATTTACCCATGTATCTCGATTTACTGGCCGATCTGATTCGCAATCCGGAACTATCTTCTGAAGAGCTGGCTAAGACCAAGATAGAATGGCGCTCTCGCTTCACTGAAGCACTCAATAACACGCGCAGCATGGCATGGAATAAGATGCGCCGCACTATATTCGATGCCAACCATCCGTTCTACGAGAAGACCTTTGAAGAGCAGATGATTGACCTCGAGGAAGTTTCTCTGGAGACAGTCCGAGAAGCGCACAAGAAGCTGTTCACCCCGAAGGGAATGATTATTACAGTTGTTGGTGACACCGATCTCGACGAGGCCTTCCAGCACATTTCTGATAAATTCGGCGATTGGCACGGAGATGAACCGCCATCTGTCGATGTTCCACAGGCATCCCTGCCTGCGAAGCGGACCAGAATCGATGTTCCGATTCCCGAGAAAAAGAGCACCGATATCGTCATTGCTCATCCGACCGATTTGATGCGCACCGGTAAAGACTTTTACGCCGCCAAGCTGGCTAATGCTGCTCTGGGTCAGGACACCATCACCTCTCGTCTGGGTAATGTAGTGCGTGACCGGGCCGGTTTAACCTACGGCATCTATTCAGCATTTTCTGACACTGCATTTGGTAGTGCACCATGGTCGGTGAGCCTGTCGGTCAATCCAAAGAATGTTGAGAAGTCACTAGATTTGGTGTCGCAAGTATTATCGGACTATATTGAAAATGGAATTTCTACAGAAGAGTTGTCTAAAGAGACTGGTCGGGCTGTAGGTGCTTTCACTGTCGGTCTGGCTTCCTCTCTGGGCATTGCCCGGGCGCTGACTGAATTCGAGTTTTTGAATCTGGGACCTGAAGAATTGGATAACATGTCCAAGAATTATGCCGCAGTGACGAAACCGCAGGTAGATGCCGCGATGAAGAAATACTTCCATCCAGAAAAAGCCGTCACCGTTGTCAGTGGCACATTCGATAAATAG